The proteins below come from a single Fibrobacter sp. genomic window:
- a CDS encoding malto-oligosyltrehalose trehalohydrolase: MKIGAYYRGENRTSFTVWAPHRRSVDVKVIFPREILIPMERQADGYWYADITGVLPGSRYFYKLDNDLLRPDPASFFQPEGVHGPSEVIDHRVFKWT, translated from the coding sequence ATGAAAATCGGTGCATATTATCGTGGTGAAAACCGCACATCGTTTACGGTCTGGGCGCCTCATCGCAGAAGTGTTGATGTAAAGGTGATATTTCCCAGGGAAATCCTTATCCCCATGGAAAGGCAGGCGGATGGTTACTGGTATGCCGATATCACAGGGGTTTTGCCCGGAAGCCGTTATTTCTATAAGCTCGATAATGATCTTCTGCGTCCTGATCCTGCGTCTTTTTTTCAGCCTGAGGGGGTACATGGGCCCTCTGAGGTGATAGATCACCGGGTCTTCAAATGGAC
- the treS gene encoding maltose alpha-D-glucosyltransferase: MVYQKSSDIRQEKLPEESLWYKDAIIYELHVRAFRDSNGDGVGDFRGLTEKLDYIEGLGANTIWLLPFYPSPLRDDGYDISDYFNIHPDYGTLRDFRSFLRAAHKRGLRVIAELVLNHTSSDHSWFQQSRRAKPNTRRRNMYVWSDTPDRYKDARIIFKDFESSNWSWDPVAKAYFWHRFYSHQPDLNFDEPLVHKNLFRVIDFWFSMGVDGLRLDAVPYLYEREGTNCENLPETHNFLKKLRAHVDASFSNKMFLAEANQWPEDSVAYFGDGDECHMSFHFPLMPRMFMALQMEDSFPIADILRSTPPIPQICQWALFLRNHDELTLEMVTDEERDYMYRVYAKDTRAKINLGIRRRLAPLLSNDRRKIELMNILLFSLPGTPIIYYGDEIGMGDNYYLGDRNGVRTPMQWGPDRNAGFSEANPHRLYLPVIIDPEYHFEALNVRNQESSISSLLWWMRGVIAMRKRFRAFSRGSFEIISGDNPRVFAYCRQYEDEIILVIVNLSKFSQVVNLEMPKFAGLVPEEVFGRTIFPIIKEGPYMVIMGPNDYYWLLLGKSREEIGIAEELMPSMKLKKSWETIFSGKSRQVLEERLFPRYLVQCRWFSSKTRKIEVVKIVRDICFKGNVSNSHLLILKVIFTDRGEEYYLLPVSFAYKTAQKRISSDFPQAVITDILVDDKEGYIYDGTYDEDVHDGLLNLIVSRKNLRGSGWTLAGSASSRQLKAVMESHGTLASRPLKVEQSNSAIVFGDVLFLKLYRRLEEGVNPELEMMRFLSQDDGFVNTPAFMGAIEYRRGSGQPFTIAILQSFVENSGDSWSYVSGMVARYFEQVLSKKSEAGQLPQSYPQMREIRSSDIPSSLSSMVGEFFFEMISLLGKRTAQMHLALGRSQDDPVFKPESFSYLYQRSLYQSIQGLVQRNFRLLEKRLEYLPDEVRDLGKEVISMEKRIIEIIKRITSRRITSTKIRIHGDYHLGQVLYTGKDFVIMDFEGEPARPLSERKLKRSPFRDVAGMVRSFHYAAHGTLFLNPTFRSSDYQFLETWIEPWYHYVSGIFLRSYLDTTGESSFVPREAEQIDILFQTFLLEKAVYELGYELNNRPEWVIIPLKGILHIMKSTGVVKS; the protein is encoded by the coding sequence ATGGTATACCAGAAGAGCAGTGATATAAGACAGGAGAAGCTTCCCGAGGAGTCTCTCTGGTACAAGGATGCAATCATTTACGAATTGCATGTGCGTGCTTTTCGTGACAGTAACGGTGATGGGGTGGGGGATTTCCGGGGGCTTACCGAGAAGCTGGATTATATCGAGGGGCTTGGTGCCAATACTATCTGGCTTTTGCCCTTTTATCCCTCTCCATTGCGTGATGACGGTTACGATATCTCCGATTACTTTAATATTCATCCGGACTATGGAACCCTGCGTGATTTCCGCAGTTTTCTCAGGGCGGCTCACAAGCGGGGTTTAAGGGTTATTGCGGAGTTGGTGCTTAACCACACCTCATCTGACCACTCCTGGTTTCAGCAATCAAGGCGAGCCAAACCAAACACTCGCCGTCGAAACATGTATGTCTGGAGTGATACTCCGGACAGGTACAAGGATGCCCGTATCATATTCAAAGATTTTGAGTCGTCAAACTGGAGCTGGGACCCGGTGGCGAAGGCTTATTTCTGGCATCGTTTTTACTCTCATCAGCCGGATCTCAACTTCGACGAACCGCTGGTACATAAGAATCTTTTCAGGGTAATTGATTTCTGGTTTTCGATGGGGGTTGACGGGCTGAGGCTTGACGCGGTCCCTTATCTTTACGAAAGAGAGGGGACTAACTGTGAGAATCTTCCCGAAACTCACAATTTCCTGAAAAAACTGCGGGCACATGTTGATGCCTCTTTCAGCAACAAAATGTTTCTGGCCGAGGCCAACCAGTGGCCTGAGGATTCGGTGGCTTATTTCGGGGATGGCGATGAGTGTCACATGTCATTCCATTTTCCTCTTATGCCACGGATGTTTATGGCTTTACAGATGGAGGACAGTTTTCCCATAGCCGATATTCTGCGCTCTACTCCACCCATACCGCAGATCTGCCAGTGGGCGCTTTTTCTGCGCAATCACGATGAATTGACACTGGAGATGGTGACTGACGAGGAACGTGACTACATGTACAGGGTGTATGCCAAGGATACCAGGGCAAAGATTAATCTGGGGATCCGCAGGCGTCTGGCTCCTCTTTTGTCAAATGACCGCAGGAAAATCGAACTGATGAATATTCTCCTTTTTTCTCTTCCTGGTACTCCGATTATTTACTACGGCGATGAGATAGGGATGGGGGATAATTATTACCTGGGGGACAGAAACGGGGTACGTACACCGATGCAGTGGGGGCCTGACCGCAATGCGGGGTTCTCAGAGGCAAATCCCCACAGGCTCTATCTGCCGGTAATCATAGATCCGGAGTATCATTTCGAGGCCTTAAACGTACGCAACCAGGAATCGAGTATCTCCTCTCTACTGTGGTGGATGAGGGGGGTAATTGCGATGCGCAAGAGGTTCAGGGCTTTCAGCAGGGGCAGCTTTGAGATTATCTCAGGTGACAACCCGCGGGTTTTTGCCTACTGCCGTCAGTACGAAGATGAGATTATCCTTGTGATAGTAAATCTTTCCAAATTCAGCCAGGTTGTTAATCTGGAAATGCCAAAGTTTGCGGGTCTTGTTCCCGAGGAGGTGTTTGGGAGAACTATTTTCCCTATCATTAAGGAGGGTCCTTATATGGTGATTATGGGACCCAACGATTATTACTGGTTATTGCTTGGAAAGAGCCGTGAGGAGATCGGAATAGCTGAGGAGTTGATGCCGTCGATGAAACTTAAAAAGAGCTGGGAGACAATTTTCAGCGGTAAAAGCCGTCAGGTGCTGGAGGAGAGGCTTTTCCCCCGTTATCTGGTGCAATGCCGCTGGTTTTCATCAAAGACAAGAAAGATTGAGGTGGTTAAAATTGTCAGAGACATCTGCTTTAAGGGCAATGTCTCCAATTCTCATCTCCTGATCCTGAAGGTCATTTTTACAGACAGGGGTGAGGAGTACTATCTTCTGCCCGTGTCATTTGCGTATAAGACTGCGCAGAAGAGGATCAGCAGCGATTTTCCTCAGGCGGTGATTACTGATATACTGGTGGATGACAAAGAGGGATATATCTACGATGGTACATACGATGAGGATGTGCATGACGGGCTTTTGAATCTGATTGTTTCGAGAAAGAATCTTCGTGGATCGGGATGGACACTTGCGGGTTCTGCTTCATCGAGGCAGCTTAAAGCTGTCATGGAGTCCCATGGAACTCTTGCCAGCCGTCCTCTCAAGGTGGAGCAGAGCAACTCTGCGATTGTATTCGGGGATGTTCTTTTCCTTAAGCTTTACAGACGTCTTGAGGAGGGGGTGAACCCGGAACTTGAAATGATGCGTTTTCTCTCGCAGGATGATGGTTTTGTGAATACTCCTGCATTCATGGGGGCAATTGAGTACAGAAGAGGCAGCGGGCAGCCATTTACTATTGCTATTCTGCAGAGTTTCGTGGAAAACAGCGGCGATTCCTGGTCTTATGTATCGGGTATGGTTGCCAGATATTTTGAACAGGTGCTTTCAAAAAAGAGTGAAGCAGGGCAGCTTCCCCAAAGCTACCCCCAGATGAGGGAGATAAGGTCTTCAGATATACCGTCATCTCTTTCATCTATGGTAGGGGAGTTTTTCTTCGAGATGATTTCGCTCTTAGGAAAGAGGACTGCACAGATGCATCTTGCTCTGGGCAGGTCACAGGATGATCCTGTGTTCAAACCGGAGTCATTTTCTTATCTGTATCAGAGATCTCTTTACCAGTCTATTCAGGGGCTTGTTCAGAGAAACTTCCGTCTGCTGGAAAAGAGGCTTGAATATCTTCCGGATGAGGTCAGGGATTTGGGTAAAGAGGTGATATCTATGGAGAAGAGGATTATAGAGATCATAAAGAGAATTACCTCCCGCAGGATCACCTCCACAAAGATCAGAATCCATGGTGATTATCATCTGGGGCAGGTACTTTACACAGGTAAAGACTTTGTTATCATGGATTTTGAGGGGGAGCCTGCCCGCCCGTTGAGCGAGCGTAAACTGAAGCGTTCTCCGTTCAGGGATGTAGCCGGGATGGTGCGCTCTTTTCATTATGCCGCCCATGGCACTCTATTTCTCAATCCCACGTTCCGCTCATCCGACTATCAGTTTCTTGAGACCTGGATAGAGCCCTGGTACCATTATGTCAGCGGTATTTTTCTCAGGTCTTATCTTGACACTACAGGAGAGTCATCGTTTGTTCCCCGGGAAGCCGAACAGATTGACATCCTGTTCCAGACTTTTCTTCTGGAGAAAGCGGTTTACGAACTGGGATATGAGCTTAACAACAGGCCTGAGTGGGTGATAATACCTCTTAAGGGGATTTTACATATCATGAAAAGTACTGGTGTTGTAAAGTCCTGA
- a CDS encoding alpha-1,4-glucan--maltose-1-phosphate maltosyltransferase, whose translation MEFDGRKRVVIENLQPSLECGRYPVKRCEGELVEVRVDIFCDSHDELGAVLLFRREEQADWESLPLYHKGNDRWENAFVVSEPGRYFFTVRAWVDHFATWQHFLTKKFNAGQDISVDLKVGSILLEQASRRVPSEFSVPLLDRARDLLSASEAAAAVLLATDKEITAMMSLYPDLSLAVEYSPALEIQVDSKKAVFSTWYELFPRSTGSGSHGTFRDCERRLPEIAAMGFDILYLPPIHPIGFTNRKGRNNTTVSEEGDPGSPWAIGSSFGGHKDIEPQLGSMEDFVGLINAAASYGIEVAMDIAFQCSPDHPYVKEHPEWFKTRPDGSIQYAENPPKRYEDIVPFDFECEEWRSLWEELESVVLFWIEKGVRIFRVDNPHTKPFAFWEWLISRIRKRYPEVIFLSEAFTRPKVMYRLAKIGFNQSYTYFTWRNTKEELTNYFNELTKGSHVEYFRPNLWPNTPDILPEYLQIGGVKASAVRLVLAATLSSSYGIYGPVFENGVVDALPGTEEYRDAEKYEIKNWAEKKDGEELRSLIKRVNQARRENPSLQQIRNLRFYSVNNEYLLFYGKATSDLSNVVLVVVNLDPFHPQSGTLKLPLQDLSVSPGQPLFLDDLLSGERFVWSGERSRVTLDPQRSPALLLSVQRQLRQEGQYEYY comes from the coding sequence ATGGAGTTTGACGGGAGAAAGCGGGTTGTTATCGAGAATCTGCAGCCATCTCTGGAGTGCGGGCGGTACCCGGTCAAGAGATGTGAGGGGGAGTTGGTAGAGGTAAGAGTTGATATTTTCTGTGACAGTCATGATGAGCTGGGTGCAGTTCTTCTCTTCCGCAGAGAGGAGCAGGCGGATTGGGAGAGTCTGCCCCTTTATCATAAAGGAAATGACAGGTGGGAAAACGCTTTTGTTGTCTCTGAGCCTGGGAGGTATTTTTTTACTGTCCGGGCGTGGGTGGATCATTTCGCAACCTGGCAGCATTTTCTCACCAAAAAGTTTAATGCCGGTCAGGACATAAGTGTTGACCTGAAAGTAGGTTCGATTCTTCTTGAGCAGGCCTCAAGGAGAGTTCCTTCTGAGTTCTCCGTCCCTCTTCTGGACCGTGCCCGTGATCTTCTCTCAGCCTCCGAGGCTGCAGCAGCGGTTCTTCTTGCTACGGACAAAGAGATAACCGCCATGATGAGTCTATACCCGGATCTTTCCCTTGCCGTGGAGTACTCTCCTGCACTTGAGATTCAGGTGGATTCCAAAAAGGCAGTTTTCAGTACCTGGTATGAACTCTTTCCCCGCTCCACCGGTTCCGGCTCTCATGGTACTTTCCGGGATTGTGAGCGGAGACTTCCTGAGATTGCCGCTATGGGTTTTGATATCCTCTATCTTCCCCCCATTCATCCCATAGGATTTACAAACCGTAAAGGCAGAAACAACACCACTGTCTCGGAGGAGGGTGATCCCGGGAGTCCCTGGGCAATAGGTTCTTCTTTCGGGGGACATAAGGACATTGAGCCGCAGCTTGGGAGCATGGAGGATTTCGTGGGACTTATAAACGCCGCCGCCTCCTATGGAATCGAAGTAGCTATGGATATCGCGTTTCAGTGCTCCCCTGACCACCCCTATGTAAAGGAACATCCGGAATGGTTCAAGACGCGGCCCGATGGAAGCATCCAGTATGCGGAGAATCCTCCCAAGCGTTACGAGGACATAGTTCCCTTTGATTTTGAGTGTGAGGAGTGGAGATCGCTCTGGGAGGAGCTTGAGAGTGTAGTACTTTTCTGGATTGAAAAGGGGGTAAGGATTTTCCGCGTGGATAATCCTCATACCAAACCATTTGCATTCTGGGAATGGCTGATTTCCAGGATAAGAAAGCGCTACCCTGAGGTGATTTTTCTCTCGGAGGCATTCACCAGGCCAAAAGTGATGTATCGTCTGGCCAAAATAGGGTTTAACCAGTCCTACACGTATTTTACATGGCGCAACACAAAGGAGGAATTGACAAACTACTTCAATGAGTTGACAAAAGGATCTCATGTGGAGTACTTCCGTCCAAACCTCTGGCCCAATACCCCCGATATCTTACCGGAGTATCTCCAGATTGGTGGAGTCAAAGCCTCCGCGGTACGTCTGGTGCTTGCCGCCACACTCTCCTCAAGCTACGGAATTTACGGTCCGGTCTTTGAGAACGGGGTTGTTGATGCTCTCCCCGGTACAGAGGAGTACAGGGATGCTGAGAAATATGAGATAAAGAACTGGGCGGAAAAGAAAGATGGAGAGGAGTTGAGAAGTCTGATAAAGAGGGTGAATCAGGCCAGACGCGAGAACCCGTCACTTCAGCAGATAAGGAATCTGCGTTTCTATTCGGTTAATAATGAGTATCTTCTGTTCTACGGTAAAGCAACATCTGATCTGTCAAATGTTGTCCTTGTGGTCGTCAATCTGGATCCTTTTCATCCTCAGAGTGGCACACTGAAGCTTCCTCTGCAGGATCTCTCTGTCTCCCCCGGGCAGCCTCTTTTTCTCGATGATCTTCTAAGCGGGGAGCGTTTTGTGTGGAGCGGAGAACGGAGCAGAGTCACACTGGATCCACAGAGGTCTCCTGCCCTTCTCCTGAGTGTCCAGCGTCAGTTGAGGCAGGAGGGGCAGTATGAGTATTACTGA